CGTGTTCGGCTTTATCCTCTTCAAGAGCCATATCGAGGGCGTCAGGTTGAAGGGCAACAAGGTCAAGCACCTCTTCATCGACGAGATGCAGGACTATACGCCCGCCCAATACGCCTATTTTAACCGCGTGTTCGGTTGCCCCAAGACCGTCTTGGGCGACGTCAATCAAATGGCAGATCCTTTCCTCAACGTGGGGGACGAAGAGACCGCGCGGGCTATGCTGGGCGGTGAGTCGTGCGTTCGGTTCGATATCAACACGTCCTACCGTTCCACCTACGAGATAGCCACCTACGCCAACCGCTTCACCCCCGTCGCCATCACGCCCATCGACCGCCACGGAGAGGAGCCCGTGGTCGCGGCGGTAGCCGCCGAGGACTTGGTGCGCCGCATCAAGGCCGAGGTGGACGTGGCACGCCAAAAGGGGTATACGTCCGTGGCAATTATTGCCAAAAGCGCGGACGAGGCGCGTAGATTGCAGGACGAATTGCGCTCTATCGGCGCGGTGCTTTTGCTCAATGCCGACGCCACCTACGTGGGCGGCGTGGTGGTCACCACGGCCTTTGCCGCCAAGGGTTTCGAGTTCGACCAAGTGATCCTTGCGGACGCTTCGGACGCGTTGTACGCCAACCCGTGGGACGACCGACTTCTCTATATCAGCGTGACCCGCGCTCTGCACCGTTTGGTGGTGCTGTATACGGGCAAACCCAGCCGCTACCTCGGCGTGTGACGGGGGCGGGAGAAATCCAAGGCATAGCCTTGGGAGAAATCCGTGCAGTCGCACGGGAGAAATCCGCTTACGGCGGGATGTGGATGAAAAAATAAATTGCACGCTATGCGTGCGTTGCGGATAGTATAATGATCCGCAACTTGCGCATTGCGCAAACTTCACTCAAGGCCACGCCTTGAACTTCACTTGCAAAGCAAACTTCACTTTCGTGTCCGCGAAAACTTCACCGCGCAGAATGCGCCTTTCCGTATATTTCCGCGTTTTTTCGTCCATCATTCTCCCAAAGGAGAGTGAAGTATGAACCCATTTGAAACGAAAAGCAAATCCGTCAACGAATACTTTATGGATTGGAAGCGGTTGTCACCCAAACCCTACGACAAAAACAAGGCTTCCCCCTACACCAAGGTGCGGCAGATATTGATGAACGGTACCGAGTTCGAGAGCAACTGGTTTTTGCACCAATTCGCCCGCCACACCGCCGACAACGACCTTCGGCGCGCCATCGCCATCGTCCGTCAGCAGGAACAGCAACAGCAAAAGCGCCTTTCCGCCTTGAAACCCACGGACGAGAATATTCTCGAGGTCACCATAGCCTACGAGCAGTTGGCGGTGGACCTTACCGCCATTCTCGCCCAGCGCGAGACCGACCAAAACAATATCAACGCCCTCAATTTCGCCCTTTTGGAAGACTTCGACCACCTGTATCGCTTCGCCAATCTGCTCAAAATGGATTACGGCATAGACGCCGAGCGTTTGGTGGGCGGCTACACCGAGATCACCCCGGGGCGCCCCACCATCGCCGAACACCGTCTGGGCGCGGACAATGTGCGGTACAGTATGGACGGCAAAAAGGCCGAATTGTTCAGCATATTGGTGGGCAATATCATCACCGCCGCCGAACAGCAGACCATGAACTACTATATGAACGTGGGCGCGTTTTACCCCAACGACTACGGGCGCAAAATGTACGCCGAGATCGCCATGATAGAGGAAGAGCACGTCTCCCAATACGAGAGCCTCAAAGACCCCAATATGACCTGGCTTGCCTGTTGGGTGGCGCACGAGTACACCGAGTGCTATCTCTACGCCTCTATGATGCAGGACGAGACCGATTCCCATATCCGCGCCATCTACGCCGAACACTACGAGATGGAAGTCGCCCACCTCAAGATGGCTACCGAACTCTTGGCACGCTACGAGGGCAAGGACTTTTCGACCGTGTTGCCCACCGCCGACTTCCCCGAACTGCTGCGCTTCGGCGGCAACAAGGAGTATATTCGCCAAGTCCTCGCGGGCACCGTGTGGCTGACGGGGGAGAAAGAGGACTACGTTTCGGTCGCCGACCTCAAACCCAACAGCAACTTCGCCATCTACCAATCCAAGGTCAACTCCGCGCCCAACCCTTCGCATACGGTCACCACGATGGCCATCAAGTCCTTGGGCGAGGACTACCGCTTCGAGGACAGCCCCAACCCCGTCAAGGAGTTGCAGAGCCGCAAGCGGGACAACGTCACCGTCGGCCGCCCCGTGAAATAACGGCGTGTGAAATGAGCGATTGAGCGCGAATCCGCTCTTTCGCTCGCGTCACGTACGCGTGGTACGTTAGGCGCTCAACTCATTCGTTTGAATCCGCGCTCCCTCATCTCATTTGACACGCCGTTGGGAGCAAGGGAGCAAGCGTATTGTGTGAAATGAGCGACCTCGCCGCATTCGGGCTGTTTGCTTGCCCCGTTTGCTTTGCGTTCGTCCGACAAAGTATTGATTTTGCGCGTTCGATATGGTACAATATGCGTATGAAACGCATTATGGTAGCGCATAGAACCCATCGCGGCGTTGTGCTCGGCCGATATGCCGACGCGCGTCTTTCGATAGGCCATATCCTTGCTTTCGTCGTCGCCGTTTTGGCGGCGGCGGTATATTTTGTGTTCGGTGGGGGGCTGTTGGCCGCCGCCGATCCCGTGCCCGCCGTCACCCTCGCTACGAACGGTTGGACGTACGACGGCACGGCGCACGCCGTCGTGGAGGTGGCCGAGGGGTATGCGGGCGCTTATGCCGTTACCTATTACGCCGCAGACCGAGAGACCGTCGTCACCGCCGACGCCATAGTCGGGGCGGGCGTCTATTACGTATCCGTCGAGGCCGAGGCCGAGGGGGATTACGCGGCGGTCACCATAAATCGCGCTCCCGTCACCATAACCCCTCGTCCCATCACGGTGGAGATATCTCCCGCTATGAGCGTGTACGGGGAGCCCGTTGCTCCCCTTTCGGCCGCCGTTGCCAAGGGCAACTGCATAGAGGGCGACGCCACACCGTACGCCTTGTCCGTTGACGTCACGCCCACCTCGCCCGTGGGTGCTTACGACGTGGCGGGCGCGGTGGTCGATTCCAATTACGCCATCGCGTTTACGGGGTGCGTCGGGGCCTATTCCGTCACCCCGCGTTTGCTGTCCCTCGCGTGGGATGGTATCGAATTCGTATATGACGGTACCCCCCATTTGCCTACCGCGCTCTTCGGGAACGTCGTAGAAGGGGACGTACTCGCGCCCGTCCTATCGGGCACGGCCACCAACGCGGGCGTGTACACCGCCACCGTCCTTTCGGCGGGCAACTCCAACTATGCTTTGCCCACCCGCGTTAGCACGGGCTTCCGCATCGACAAGGCCGAGGCCACCTTCGATTTGTCGGGGGCCGTTACCGAATTTCGCTACACGGGCGAGACTTTTTCGCTGTCGGGCGTAGTCACCTCGGGTCCCACCGCTTACGAGGGGCTCAACGCTTTCCGTGAGGTAGGCGTCTACGAGGTCACGGTCGTATCGGCCGCCACGCCCAACTACTACGAGGGGCGTATGACCGTCACCGTCACCGTGCGGGAGATGGCGCCCACCGTGGACGAAGCCACGGGCGCTTTGGCCTATCGCAAGGTGTTACATCCCGACGAGGCCGCCACTACGGGCGCGGATATGACCGCCGTATTTCTCAACGCGTACACCGAGGCGAGCGACACCCCCGCCATGCTCACCGCTCTCGTGGGCGACGTTACGCTTACTTTCGACGCCGCCGCCATCGCCGCTTTGGCGGGCAACGACGTGCGGCTCTATTGGCGCACCGTTTCGCCCTCGTCCGACCGCGCCGCCGACTACCCCGTCGTAGACGGCGCGCGCCTTTTCCTGGACGTAGCCGTAGAGCCTGCCGACCTCGGCAAGGGCACCGTCACCGTTTCCTTCCCCTTCCGCTACACCGCGCACAAAAACGAGGCCCTCAAGGTCTACGCCCTTACGGACGAAGGGGAGTGGGTGGATTGTCACGCCACCCGCCGAGACGGTCGCCTCACCTTTGCCGCCGACCGCCTTACCCGCTTCGTCGTGCTCACCGAGCCGAAGTTGTCGTCGGGAGCCGTGGCGGGGCTCGTCGTGGGGTGCGTCGTCGGCGGACTTGCGCTTATGTTCGCTATCTATTTCTTCCTCGTCCGTCCCTTTGCCCGCAAATCGCTGACCGAAAAATAACGCGCTATTGCACGCCGTTAAGAAAAAAGACCTCTTCGGTGCACCCGAAAAGGTCTCTTTTTTATCCACAACTTAATTACGCGCATTGCGCGTCCACAACCCGACGTTGAGGTCTTTCGACTTCGTCGTCTTGACGACTGCGCTCAAGACGGCGCGTTGCGCCAATTTCACCCGCTCGCGGTTCGAGCGGATTTATCCCAAGGCTATGCCTTGAATTTCTCCGTCGTTTTTGGCTATTTCAAGAACGCCGAAAACGCCTTATGCGCTTGCCACACGTCCACTTTGGCGATGAGCTCATAGGGCGCGTGCATACTCAGCACGGGCACGCCCAAGTCCACGGTGTCGATATTCCAGTTGGACAAGAACTTGGCCACGGTGCCGCCGCCGCCCAAATCGGTGCGGCCGAGTTCGCCCGTTTGCCATATGATGTTGTCACGATCGAATACCCCACGTAGGTAGGCAATGTATTCCGCGGACGCGTCGTTGGAGCCGGATTTGCCGCGTGCGCCCGTGAACTTGTTCATCGCCACGCCGTACCCCGCGAAAGAGGCGTTGCGCTTCTCGAAGGCCTCTTTGTAGTTGGGGTCGTAAGCGGCGGTCACGTCGGCCGACAGGCACTTGCTGTGCTCGCGCAGCACCCAGGACGACACGCCGTATCCTTGCGCTATGCAGTCCATAATGTCTTTCAAGAGTACGCTCTGCATACCCGTCGCGCCTTCCGAGCCGATCTCTTCTTTGTCTGCCAAAATGGTCAGCACGGTCTGGTCGGTCTCGGTCTCGATGGTGGCGGTCACTTCGGGGTAGGCGCACACGCGGTCGTCGTGCCCGTAGGCCGCGATGAAAGCGCGGTCGAAGCCCACGTCCTTGGGTTTGTAGGCGGGCACCACCTCGATCTCGGCGGACAGGAAGTCCTCTTCCACGATGCCGTACAGCTCGTTGAGGTAGGTGAGGATATTCGCCTTGACCGCGTCCTTTTCCTCGTCCAAAGCGGGAATGCCGCCCACTATTACGTTGAGGTTTTCGGCAGGGAACGCCGAACTGACGGGCTTGGTGACGATCTCTTGCGAGAGGTGGGGCAATAGGTCGGTGATATAGAAGACGGGATCGTCCTCCGCTTCGCCTACGTTGACCGTGATCTTCTCCCCGTTTTTCAGCACGATCACGCCGTGCAGGGCCAAGGGAATGGTCAGCCATTGATACTTTTTGATGCCGCCGTAGTAGTGCGTTTTGAGGTAGGCGATGTCGCTCTCCTCGTAGAGGGGCACCTGCTTGAGGTCCAAGCGGGGGCTGTCCACGTGCGCTACCAAGATGCGAATGCCCTCTTTTGCCACGTCGGCCTTGCCCGCCTTGATGATGAACAGGCACTTGCCGCGGTTGTTGTAGTACAATTTGTCGCCCGCTTTGATCTTGTCGCCCAGGGTATAGGCTTTATACCCCGCTTTCTCCACCATTTCCACGGTCTCTTGCACCACTTCGCGCTCGGTCTTGCCGGCGGCCAAGTAGGCCTTGTAGCCCTCGGCGTAGGCGTTTATTTTTGCCCGTTCCTCGGCCGAGTCCACGTTGTTGGCGTTGGTTCTCTTATACGTTAAATCACTCATAGTTCACCTCTTTCGCCGCCCGCAGGCGGACAGTATTCTATCTCCACAGTAGCACAAAGGGGCGCGTCGTGTCAAGCGAGTGGCAAATATGGATTTCTCCCAAGGCTGTTCCTTGGATTTGTCCGCGCCTACGGTGCGCTCACGCGGCGCGAGAGGGCAGAAGCGGGCAGAGGTATAATTAAATCAAATAGTCCGATTAAAAATATTTTTGTAGACATCATCACTTGTGATGATATGCGCGCGGTGGTGCGTATGATAGAATAGAGGTATTATAATGGCTACGCTCTATTATATTTTCGCGCGATGCGGGTGCACGCGACGGGAAAAGCGAAAGGGCGGGCCGAAAAGGAGATACTATGAGTCATAAGCGCACATCGAAAGCCTTATCCATCGGCATTGCGATACTGCTCGTATTGACGCTCGTGGTCCTCTGCGCCTGTAACGACAAAAACGACGGCAACAAGACGAACACCGAATTTACCGTGTCCTTCTACGTCGACGGCGCAGTCTATCAGACCATCAGCACCACTACGGGCGCGATAACGCTGCCCACCAATCCCACCAAAGAGGGCTACGTCTTCGCGGGTTGGTACATAGACGACGGCACCTTCCTGACCGCCTTCTCGGCGGACAGCGTGAAGGCCAACCTCAAAGTCTACGCCAAGTGGACGCCCGCGGGCGAGACCCCGGGCGGCGACACGCCGGGCGGCAACGATAATCCGGGCGGCGGCGACACCCCGGGCGGCGACACGCCGGGCGGCGATACCCCCGCCAAATCTTCCGACGTCACCCTCGCCATCACGGGCTTCGAGATGACGGGCGACGCCTTCGCGGTGGAACTCGGCAACGCCGTAACGACGGTTGACCTCACGCCCATCGCCACGGTGGCCGCCAAGAGCACCATCGCGGTCTATAGCGACGAGGCCTGCACCACCTCGGTGGAGGGCGCCATCGCGCTCGCCGAGGGCAACAACACCTTCTACGTCAAGGTGACCGCCGAGGACGGCACCGCCAAGACGTACGTCGTGACGGCCTACCGCAAGCACCTCTACACCCTTACGCTCGACGCGGGCGTGGGCGATGCCGCTACTTTGCAGGTAGAGGAAGGCTCGGTGGTGAGCGCCCCCGGTTGCTCTGCCACCAAGGCGGGCTACGTCTTCGCGGGGTGGAACTACGACTTCACCGCTCCCGTGACGGCCTCCGCCACCGTGACCGCCAAATGGACGGCCAAACGCATCGCCGTCAAGTTCGACGTGGATGGCATTGACGACGCCGAAATCGTCTTCGGCGCCACCGACTACGCCTTTGCGCCCGCCGCCAAGACGGGATATACCTTCGGCGGTTGGTCGTACGGCGGCACCGCCTACACGGACGCCACCGGTCAAGGCGTCAAGGCGTGGGATATCGACGAGGCCGAGGTGACCTTGGTCGCCATTTGGACGGCGAAAACCTACGACCTGACCTTCGAGAACGACGTATGCGATTCCATCAAAGTGACTTACGGCGAGTCCATGCCCGCCATTTCCTACTCGCCCTACAAAGAGGGCTACCTCTTCGACGGTTTGGGCGTAGGCGGCGTGAAATACTACAACGCCGACTTCACTTCCGCGCACGTCTGGGACATCGACCGCAACGACGTGGTTATGCAAGAGTTGTGGGTAGCGGGCGGCTACTACGTGTGGTTGGCCCCCGACAACGGGGAAGACGCTTACAAAGTCGCCCTCGTCTACGGTGAGAATTACACCATCACCCCGCCCACCCGCACGGGTTACGACTTCGCGGGTTGGTACGCGGGTGACGACCAACTGACGGACGCCGAGGGCAACTCCCTTGCGCCCTCTTCCGTCAAGGACAGCAGTTGGACCTTCGTCGCCCACTGGACGGCGCACGTCATCACCGTCAAGTTCAATGCCAACGGCTCCAATACGAGCGTGATGCCCACCACCGTGACCTACGGTTCGACGGAGTTTAGTTTTCCCGCCATCACCCGCGCGGGCTACGTCTTCGGGGGCTGGTACGTAGGCGACGTACAATACGCCAGCCTCGTGGGTGCGCCTATGCGTCAATGGGACCTCGATGAGGAGACCACCTTGACGGCCAAATGGACGCCCGTGGTCGTGACCGTCCACTTCGACAACAACGGCGGTGTGGACGCCGCGTTTGATAGAGAGGCCACCTTCGACGCGGCTTTGCCCGCGTTGACCGTTGCGCCCACACGCACGGGCTACCAATTCTACGGCTATTGGACCGCGTCCGCTTTGAACGAGGGCACCTGCGTCTACGGCACCAACCTCGCGGCGCGTACCGAACGCAGCACCTATACCGAAGACCTCACGCTCTACGCGCAATGGCAACCCATCCAAGTGACGGTGTCTCTCCGAATCGACGATGAGAGCGATCCTTTGGGCACCGCCACCGCCACCTACGGCGAGAAGATGCCCGACCTCGACTTCGCCATGCCCACCAAAGACGGCTACGTCTTCACCGGTTTCTGGACCAACGGCATCAAATACTACAACGCGGACGGCACGGGCGCGGCAATCGGCTACTTCACCACCGCGGTCAACCTCTATGCACAATGGAAGAACGGCGTGTACTTCGTCAAGTTCGACGCCAACGGCGCGACTGCGGGCACGATGGTCGACCAAGAGGTCGAGTGCGACGTGACGGCTACGCTGGACGGAAACTTATATTCCAAGACGGGTTACACCTTCGCGGGGTGGAACACCGAGGCCGACGGCACGGGCAACGCCTACGCCGATGAGGCCGAGGTGAAAGACCTCGCCGCAAACGGCGGCACCTTCACGCTCTACGCGCAATGGACCGCTAACCAATACGCCGTATCCTTCGACGCCAACGGCGGCGAGGGCACGCAAGCCTCGACTACCGCCACCTACGACGCGGCTATGCCCGCCATTGTGGTGGGTGTAAGCCGTACGGGCTACACCTTCGGCGGCTACTATCTGGACGATGTCAAATACTACAACGCGGACGGCAGTTCGGCCAAGGCATGGGACGTGTCGGGCAGCGCTTCGTTGCTCGCCAAGTGGACGGCCAACACCACCACCGTATCCTTCAACGCCAACGGCGGCGAGGGCGAGCAGGCCTCGGTCACCGCGACCTACGCCACGGATATGCCCGCCGTTACGCTCGGCTTCGTGCGCACGGGCTACACCTTCGCGGGCTACTTCGACGCGGCTGAGGGCGGCGCCAAATACTACACGTCTACGGGCTACTCCTACCACAGTTGGGACAAGGACGCGGCTGCCGTGACGTTGTACGCGCAATGGACACCCAACGCCTTCGTCATTACCTTCAACTTCAACAACGCGACGACGGGTGGCACCCAAAGCGTGAGCGCCACCTATGCGGCGGGTATGCCGCCTATCCCCGTTTTGCCCACCAAGACGGGCTACAATTTCCTCGGCTACTTCGACGCGATCGAAGGCGGCACCAAATACTACAACGCGGACGGCAGTTCGGCCAAGGCCTGGGATAAGGCGGAGGGCGCTTCGCTCTACGCGCATTGGCAGGTCATCACCACCACCGTCGTCTTTGACGTGCAGGGCGGCGTGGGCGAGCAAGCGGACATCACCGCGACCTACGGCCAGCCTTTGCCTAACCTCGAGGAGATAACCGTCGACCGTCAATACTACCGCCTTGCGGGTTGGTACACTTCGCCCAACGGGCAGGGCACGCAATTCTACAACGGCGAGGGCGTTTCCACGGGCGTCATCTGGACGTATACCGTCAACGCCACCCTCTACGCCTATTGGATAGACGGCTATTATACGATACAATACAACGCCAACTGTGCCGAGTACTACGGCAGCATGAGCGACAGGAACGCGCGTTGCAACCAAAACTTCAATTTGAACAGTCTTAATCTCAGTCGCACGGGTTACGACTTCGTGGAATGGAATACCGCGGCGGACGGCTCGGGCACGTCTTACGCAGACGGCGCCTTGATCGATACCAACTTGGCGGACGACGGGGAGACCGTCACCTTGTACGCCATTTGGCAGGGCAAAACCTACACCTCGGCGGCGTATCCCATCTACGGCGAGTGGGACGTCACGTTCGACCTCAACTACGAGAACCCCGACTTCGACGCGCCCGACGTCCAACACGTGACGCCCGCCACGGGGCTTCGGTACGTGCGCCCCTCGGGCGACCGCGAGGGCTACTACTTCGCGGGCTGGTACACCAATCCCGAATGCACCAACTACTACTACTTTTATAACACCATCTACGAGAATAAGACCTTGTACGCCAAGTGGGTGGAGAGAACGAGCGTGAGCTACTCCGCGTATACGCCTATCCATCGCGACGGCACCTACGACATCACCCTCACCAACGCGGATCAGTCCTTCGCGGTGTACGTCGTGGGCGACTGCTATCTCGAGGTGAGTGCGGGCAAGAACGCGCGCATCTACATTTCGGGCAATTCCTATAACTATGGTAGTTACTACGTTTATGCCTATAAAGGCTACACGTACGCCATACAAATCCGCGCTTACGAAGACAGCGAGGAATATTTGGGCGATACCACCTTTACGGTGAAGATGACGCCCCGCGCGGACGGCCGCACGAAGGAGAACACCTTTGCGACTTCCGTGATCTACGGCTCGCCCGTAGAACTCGGCGTACCCGAGGCGGAGGGCTACACCTTCGGAGGTTGGTACTCCAGCGAGAACGGCCAAGGCTACCAATACGTGGACGGCGAAGGCAACGCGGTGACCAACTGGA
This window of the Clostridia bacterium genome carries:
- a CDS encoding aminopeptidase; its protein translation is MSDLTYKRTNANNVDSAEERAKINAYAEGYKAYLAAGKTEREVVQETVEMVEKAGYKAYTLGDKIKAGDKLYYNNRGKCLFIIKAGKADVAKEGIRILVAHVDSPRLDLKQVPLYEESDIAYLKTHYYGGIKKYQWLTIPLALHGVIVLKNGEKITVNVGEAEDDPVFYITDLLPHLSQEIVTKPVSSAFPAENLNVIVGGIPALDEEKDAVKANILTYLNELYGIVEEDFLSAEIEVVPAYKPKDVGFDRAFIAAYGHDDRVCAYPEVTATIETETDQTVLTILADKEEIGSEGATGMQSVLLKDIMDCIAQGYGVSSWVLREHSKCLSADVTAAYDPNYKEAFEKRNASFAGYGVAMNKFTGARGKSGSNDASAEYIAYLRGVFDRDNIIWQTGELGRTDLGGGGTVAKFLSNWNIDTVDLGVPVLSMHAPYELIAKVDVWQAHKAFSAFLK